A genomic window from Yoonia rosea includes:
- a CDS encoding amino acid ABC transporter permease gives MIPTSPNDKDFPWWLVAVVAIGLYLFWQVLTVETYARVLSTLQRGIWVTIYVTLVSYTMACVLGLLLALAALSRSLVLRQLARFYIEIVRGIPIIVLLLYVAFVAAPAMVAGWNWVAEMIGLEPVRTRDFSLLWRAVIALTIAYSSFLAEVFRAGLQSVDEGQIEAAEALGLNRWQRFRFIVFPQALRTILPPLGNDFVAMVKDSSLVSVLGVTDVTQLGKVTAAGNFRYFETYNVVALVYLTITITLSIALRRFEKRMRTR, from the coding sequence ATGATCCCTACTTCCCCCAACGACAAGGATTTTCCTTGGTGGCTGGTCGCTGTTGTGGCGATTGGCCTTTACCTGTTCTGGCAGGTGCTGACGGTTGAAACATATGCCCGCGTGCTGTCGACGCTGCAGCGGGGGATTTGGGTCACGATCTATGTGACCTTGGTGTCCTACACGATGGCCTGTGTGCTGGGGCTTTTGCTGGCACTCGCGGCCTTGTCACGATCACTGGTTTTGCGGCAACTCGCGCGGTTCTATATCGAGATTGTGCGCGGCATCCCGATTATCGTGCTACTGCTCTATGTGGCGTTCGTGGCGGCACCGGCGATGGTGGCGGGGTGGAACTGGGTCGCCGAGATGATCGGGCTTGAGCCTGTCCGCACGCGGGATTTTTCGCTTTTGTGGCGTGCGGTGATTGCACTGACCATCGCCTATTCGTCCTTTCTGGCCGAGGTGTTTCGTGCAGGCCTGCAATCGGTTGATGAGGGCCAGATAGAGGCGGCAGAGGCGCTGGGCCTGAACCGTTGGCAGCGGTTTCGGTTCATTGTGTTTCCGCAGGCGCTGCGCACGATCCTGCCGCCCTTGGGGAATGATTTTGTCGCGATGGTGAAGGATTCCTCGTTGGTATCTGTGCTGGGCGTGACGGATGTGACGCAATTGGGCAAAGTCACAGCAGCAGGCAATTTCCGCTATTTTGAGACGTATAATGTCGTGGCGCTTGTTTATCTGACGATCACAATCACCCTGTCGATTGCCTTGCGGCGGTTCGAGAAACGTATGCGCACGCGGTAA
- a CDS encoding transporter substrate-binding domain-containing protein has product MKFLATLAACLLATTAVADGHLPNLEGREIVVVTENAYPPLQFIDTSGNAVGWEYDAMAEIAQRLNATVVYENISWDAMIPAVSEGQFDLGMTGITIREDRAEVVDFSESYMTSEMVMMVRGDEDRFTDAASFAADPDLLMAAQPGTTPFYVGVYDVLDGDEANPRIKLMETFGATVQALRTGDVDLVLTDGTAGNGYVEASDGGLKIIGEKLGTEDFGFIFPKGSDLVEPINAAIADMLADGTIDALNTRWFLDYKLGE; this is encoded by the coding sequence ATGAAATTCCTTGCAACACTGGCCGCGTGCCTTTTGGCGACAACCGCTGTCGCGGACGGTCATCTGCCAAACCTTGAAGGTCGCGAGATCGTCGTTGTGACCGAAAATGCCTATCCGCCACTGCAATTCATTGACACAAGCGGCAATGCGGTTGGCTGGGAATATGACGCGATGGCCGAGATCGCGCAGCGCCTGAATGCGACAGTGGTCTATGAAAACATCAGCTGGGATGCGATGATCCCTGCCGTGTCCGAAGGGCAGTTTGACCTTGGCATGACCGGCATCACGATCCGTGAAGATCGTGCCGAAGTCGTGGACTTTTCCGAAAGCTACATGACCTCTGAGATGGTGATGATGGTGCGCGGCGATGAAGACCGTTTCACGGATGCCGCAAGCTTTGCGGCTGACCCCGATCTGCTGATGGCCGCGCAACCCGGCACCACTCCGTTCTACGTTGGCGTTTATGATGTACTTGACGGTGATGAGGCAAACCCCCGGATCAAATTGATGGAAACCTTTGGTGCGACGGTTCAGGCGTTGCGGACTGGCGATGTTGATCTGGTGCTGACCGATGGCACCGCAGGCAATGGCTATGTTGAGGCCTCTGATGGCGGGCTGAAAATTATCGGCGAGAAGCTGGGAACCGAGGACTTTGGTTTCATTTTCCCCAAGGGCTCTGATCTGGTTGAACCGATCAATGCGGCGATTGCGGATATGCTGGCCGATGGCACGATTGATGCGCTGAACACGCGTTGGTTCCTCGATTACAAACTTGGTGAGTAA
- a CDS encoding HesA/MoeB/ThiF family protein, whose protein sequence is MIMVGTMAITLWVIGWAMKVPYAVRWNMMALLLVGVMLVHVILPDGHPLRMATGGDARLWAIIFGFGVIIWGYGKLLRRLRSRVTSQEAAPVKSESFSPTELDRYARHIILREVGGPGQKALRDAKVLVVGAGGLGAPALQYLAAAGVGTIGVIDDDVVENANLQRQVIHLDRNIGVPKVHSAAEVMRAQNPFVTVRSYHRRLEADIADDLFSEYDLVLDGTDNFATRYLVNRTAVATGKPLIAAALTQWEGQISVYDPAHGTPCYECVFPEAPDPSLVPSCAEAGVIGPLPGVIGAMMAVEAVKAITGAGQGLKGRLLIYDALYAETRTIGVKPRADCPVCHGKGLHGAAPH, encoded by the coding sequence ATGATTATGGTCGGTACAATGGCGATAACCCTTTGGGTTATCGGGTGGGCCATGAAAGTGCCTTATGCCGTGCGCTGGAATATGATGGCGCTTTTGCTGGTGGGTGTCATGCTGGTGCATGTGATCCTGCCGGACGGCCACCCCTTGCGCATGGCGACGGGCGGTGATGCGCGGCTTTGGGCGATCATCTTTGGCTTTGGCGTCATTATCTGGGGATATGGCAAGCTGCTGCGCCGCCTGCGGTCGCGGGTGACGTCACAAGAGGCGGCACCTGTAAAATCCGAGAGTTTTTCACCCACGGAACTGGACCGCTATGCGCGCCATATCATTCTGCGCGAAGTGGGTGGACCCGGGCAAAAGGCATTGCGGGATGCAAAGGTTCTGGTCGTGGGCGCCGGTGGTCTTGGCGCGCCTGCGCTGCAATATCTGGCGGCTGCGGGTGTTGGCACGATTGGTGTCATTGACGATGATGTTGTCGAGAACGCCAATCTGCAGCGGCAGGTCATCCATCTTGACCGGAATATCGGGGTGCCCAAGGTCCATTCCGCCGCCGAGGTTATGCGCGCCCAGAACCCTTTTGTTACCGTGCGCTCCTATCACCGCAGGCTTGAGGCGGATATCGCCGACGACCTGTTTTCGGAATATGATCTCGTGCTGGACGGTACCGATAATTTTGCGACACGGTACCTGGTGAACCGGACTGCGGTGGCGACGGGCAAGCCGCTGATCGCGGCCGCGCTGACCCAATGGGAAGGCCAGATCAGCGTCTATGATCCGGCCCATGGCACACCCTGCTATGAATGTGTGTTTCCCGAAGCCCCTGATCCATCGCTTGTGCCCAGCTGTGCCGAGGCGGGCGTGATCGGCCCGCTGCCCGGTGTGATCGGGGCGATGATGGCGGTTGAGGCGGTAAAAGCAATCACGGGGGCGGGGCAGGGCCTGAAAGGGCGTTTGCTTATTTATGATGCGCTTTACGCCGAAACCCGTACTATCGGTGTGAAACCGCGTGCAGACTGTCCTGTTTGCCATGGCAAAGGCTTGCACGGGGCTGCGCCACATTGA
- the dut gene encoding dUTP diphosphatase: MSVTVQFQWVEDADQSLGLPAYETAGAAGCDLRANFADRQAVTLGAGARALVPTGLRMAIPAGYEVQVRPRSGLALKHGVTLLNTPGTIDSDYRGPLGVIMVNLGDAPFEVTHGMRIAQMVVAPVVRADFETVARLDETARGAGGFGSTGQ; encoded by the coding sequence GTGAGTGTGACGGTACAATTTCAATGGGTTGAGGACGCGGATCAGAGCCTTGGCTTGCCGGCGTATGAAACGGCGGGGGCGGCAGGTTGTGATCTGCGGGCCAACTTCGCCGACCGTCAGGCGGTTACGCTGGGCGCAGGTGCGCGGGCCTTGGTGCCCACCGGTCTGCGCATGGCGATCCCTGCGGGATACGAGGTGCAGGTCAGGCCACGGTCTGGTTTGGCGCTCAAGCACGGGGTGACATTGCTGAATACCCCCGGCACGATTGATAGCGATTATCGGGGGCCGTTGGGCGTGATCATGGTGAACTTGGGCGATGCGCCTTTCGAGGTAACCCACGGCATGCGGATTGCGCAGATGGTGGTCGCGCCTGTCGTACGGGCAGACTTTGAAACAGTTGCGCGTCTTGACGAAACCGCGCGTGGCGCGGGCGGATTTGGGTCCACAGGCCAATGA
- the coaBC gene encoding bifunctional phosphopantothenoylcysteine decarboxylase/phosphopantothenate--cysteine ligase CoaBC: protein MLANKHILLIVGGGIAAFKSLDLVRRLRERGAQVTPVLTKSGAEFVTPLSLSALSASKVYQDLFNLTDEAEMGHIELSRAADLIVVAPATADLMAKMAGGLATDLASTLLLATDKRVLIAPSMNVRMWTHPATQRNLATLQDDGILVVGPNEGNMACGEYGPGRMAEVPEIIAAIGAALADGPLKGKHIIVTSGPTHEPIDPVRYIANRSSGAQGTAIAAALAALGANVTFVTGPADVPPPMGVNTVKVQTAKEMLAAVTSAGAADAAVFAAAVADWHVANAGNSKIKKDGAGLPRLDFAENPDILATVSQMTEGRPRLVVGFAAETDDVIANATAKRLRKQCDWIVANDVSPDTGIMGGSENAVTLINDAGAENFPRMTKADVAAMLAGRIAEALA, encoded by the coding sequence ATGCTGGCAAACAAGCATATCCTGTTAATTGTTGGCGGCGGCATCGCCGCCTTCAAATCGTTGGACCTTGTGCGCCGGTTGCGTGAACGTGGCGCGCAGGTGACGCCTGTTCTGACCAAATCAGGGGCAGAGTTTGTGACACCGCTGAGCCTGTCGGCGCTATCCGCTTCAAAAGTCTATCAGGACCTTTTCAATCTGACCGATGAGGCCGAGATGGGCCACATTGAATTGTCGCGGGCCGCCGACCTGATTGTGGTGGCCCCAGCGACGGCTGACTTGATGGCCAAAATGGCGGGCGGTTTGGCGACTGATCTGGCCTCAACCCTGCTTTTGGCGACCGATAAACGCGTCTTGATCGCGCCATCAATGAATGTCCGCATGTGGACGCATCCGGCGACCCAGCGCAATCTGGCGACCTTGCAAGATGACGGTATTCTGGTCGTTGGCCCAAATGAGGGCAACATGGCCTGCGGTGAATATGGACCGGGGCGCATGGCCGAAGTGCCCGAGATTATTGCGGCCATTGGCGCGGCACTTGCCGATGGTCCGTTGAAGGGCAAGCATATCATTGTCACCTCTGGTCCCACCCACGAACCGATTGACCCGGTGCGCTATATCGCGAACCGGTCGTCCGGTGCGCAAGGCACGGCAATTGCCGCTGCACTTGCAGCGCTGGGCGCGAATGTGACCTTTGTAACGGGGCCAGCGGATGTGCCGCCGCCGATGGGTGTGAACACGGTGAAGGTCCAGACGGCGAAAGAGATGCTGGCCGCCGTCACATCGGCGGGTGCAGCTGATGCGGCTGTTTTTGCGGCGGCTGTCGCGGATTGGCATGTGGCAAATGCGGGGAACAGTAAGATCAAGAAGGACGGCGCCGGTCTGCCACGTCTCGATTTTGCGGAAAATCCTGACATTCTGGCGACGGTCTCGCAAATGACCGAGGGACGGCCCCGCCTGGTGGTGGGCTTTGCCGCGGAAACCGATGATGTGATCGCCAATGCCACCGCAAAGCGTTTGCGCAAGCAGTGCGACTGGATCGTTGCCAACGATGTATCGCCCGACACCGGCATCATGGGTGGGTCGGAAAATGCGGTGACGCTGATCAACGACGCAGGGGCGGAAAACTTTCCACGCATGACAAAAGCAGATGTCGCCGCGATGCTAGCCGGCCGGATAGCAGAGGCACTTGCGTGA
- a CDS encoding RNA polymerase factor sigma-32, producing MGVTGFSDQTLSRTAMKAELLDAETELALAYAWRDQRDEQALHRLITAYMRLAISMASKFKRYGAPMNDLIQEASVGLMKAADKFDPDRGVRFSTYAVWWIKASIQDYVMRNWSMVRTGSTSSQKSLFFNMRRVQARLEREAAAEGRELDRHEMRELIAIEVGVPLHDVEMMEGRLSGSDFSLNATQSVDDEGREWIDALEDDGIQAAEKVENTHDNETLRQWLLTALSGLNDREQFIVRERKLRDEPRTLESLGTELGLSKERVRQLEAAAFGKMRKSLESQSSEVHAFFA from the coding sequence ATGGGTGTGACCGGTTTTTCTGATCAAACTTTGTCTCGGACAGCGATGAAAGCAGAGTTGCTTGACGCTGAGACCGAATTGGCTTTGGCCTATGCATGGCGGGACCAGCGCGATGAACAGGCGCTGCACCGGCTGATTACAGCTTATATGCGGTTAGCCATTTCGATGGCGTCCAAATTCAAGCGCTATGGCGCACCGATGAATGACCTGATCCAAGAGGCCTCGGTTGGCCTGATGAAGGCCGCTGACAAGTTCGACCCTGATCGCGGCGTGCGCTTCTCGACATATGCCGTCTGGTGGATCAAAGCGTCTATCCAAGATTACGTCATGCGCAATTGGTCGATGGTACGGACCGGTTCAACCTCGTCGCAAAAGTCGCTGTTTTTCAACATGCGCCGCGTACAGGCGCGGCTTGAACGTGAAGCGGCAGCCGAGGGCCGCGAACTCGACCGCCATGAAATGCGCGAATTGATTGCGATTGAGGTCGGCGTGCCGTTGCACGACGTTGAGATGATGGAAGGCCGCTTGTCCGGCTCCGATTTTTCGCTGAACGCCACCCAATCTGTTGATGATGAAGGGCGCGAATGGATTGATGCGCTTGAGGACGACGGCATACAGGCTGCCGAGAAGGTTGAGAACACGCATGACAACGAGACCCTGCGCCAGTGGTTGCTGACCGCTCTGTCCGGCTTGAATGACCGTGAACAGTTCATCGTGCGTGAGCGGAAGTTGCGTGATGAGCCGCGCACGCTTGAAAGTCTCGGAACCGAGCTTGGGCTGTCGAAAGAGCGCGTGCGTCAACTTGAGGCCGCTGCCTTTGGCAAGATGCGCAAAAGCCTTGAGTCGCAAAGTTCAGAGGTTCACGCATTTTTTGCCTGA
- the cobU gene encoding bifunctional adenosylcobinamide kinase/adenosylcobinamide-phosphate guanylyltransferase codes for MPLPKLSLVLGGAASGKSAFAENVVLQSGKAPVYIATAQVFDDEMAEKVARHRDMRGTGWTTIEEPLDLGPALAGITPHQTVLIDCATLWLTNVILGDHDVDEHTDALLSAIATCEGPIVVVSNEVGQGIVPDNALSRKFRNAQGALNQRIASEAGLVVAVMAGLPLVLKGTLP; via the coding sequence ATGCCTCTGCCGAAACTTTCACTTGTTCTGGGGGGCGCCGCGTCTGGCAAATCCGCATTCGCGGAAAACGTTGTGCTGCAAAGCGGGAAGGCACCCGTTTATATCGCGACCGCACAGGTGTTCGACGATGAAATGGCCGAGAAGGTCGCGCGGCACCGTGACATGCGCGGAACGGGCTGGACGACGATCGAAGAACCGTTGGATCTCGGTCCCGCTTTGGCTGGAATCACGCCCCATCAGACCGTCTTGATCGACTGCGCCACTCTCTGGCTGACCAACGTGATTTTAGGTGACCACGATGTGGACGAACACACCGACGCGTTGCTTTCGGCGATCGCCACCTGTGAGGGCCCTATCGTCGTCGTCTCGAACGAAGTCGGCCAAGGCATAGTGCCCGACAATGCCCTGTCGCGCAAATTCCGCAATGCACAGGGTGCGCTCAATCAACGGATTGCATCCGAGGCCGGACTTGTGGTCGCCGTCATGGCAGGACTGCCACTGGTTCTCAAGGGAACCCTCCCATGA
- a CDS encoding histidine phosphatase family protein: protein MTKLWLVRHGPTHAKAMVGWTDLPADLSDTAAIGRLRAFLPDAPVVSSDLSRAITTADALIPKVRLPHAPDLREINFGDWEMRNFAQVEAEDPQRIRAYWETPGTIAPPNGESWNAVRARVDRAVDGYLHAGHPDLIVVAHFGVILTQLQRALGIGAYEAFGHKIDNLSVTTLSCKSTGWSVDHINHKP from the coding sequence ATGACCAAGCTCTGGCTGGTCCGACACGGGCCGACACATGCCAAAGCGATGGTCGGCTGGACAGACCTGCCCGCCGACCTGTCAGACACCGCAGCCATCGGTCGCCTGCGCGCCTTCCTGCCTGATGCCCCTGTTGTGTCCTCCGATCTCAGCCGCGCGATCACCACGGCAGATGCACTGATCCCCAAAGTGCGCCTGCCCCACGCGCCTGATCTGCGCGAAATCAACTTTGGCGACTGGGAGATGCGCAATTTTGCCCAAGTAGAGGCCGAAGATCCGCAGAGAATTCGCGCCTACTGGGAAACCCCCGGCACCATCGCCCCACCCAACGGCGAAAGCTGGAACGCGGTCCGTGCGCGCGTCGATCGCGCAGTTGACGGATACCTGCACGCGGGTCACCCCGATCTGATCGTTGTGGCCCATTTTGGTGTTATCCTCACCCAGCTTCAGCGCGCATTGGGTATCGGCGCCTATGAGGCCTTCGGGCACAAGATCGACAACCTGTCGGTCACAACCCTGTCCTGCAAGTCAACCGGCTGGTCCGTCGATCATATCAATCACAAACCGTGA
- a CDS encoding glutathione S-transferase, whose amino-acid sequence MTYQLYIGDRTFSSWSLRGWLMLEKFGLPYQAHMVGLYAGTMQADLAHLAPARTVPVLQTAEGYVVTDSMAMAETLAENHPERALYPRDPAARALARSITAEMHSGFGGLRNACPMMLGFVWEGFVPADAVKADLRRIEDLWSLARERHGQNGPWLFGDYSLADVFYAPVAMRITAYDLPVSEESRAYVAAHLSDPAFLAWRKEALKETHSPFPYALPFAQKPWPEEKS is encoded by the coding sequence ATGACATATCAACTCTACATCGGTGATCGCACCTTCAGTAGCTGGTCCTTGCGGGGCTGGCTGATGCTGGAAAAATTCGGGCTGCCCTATCAGGCGCATATGGTCGGGCTCTACGCTGGAACCATGCAAGCGGACCTCGCACATCTTGCCCCAGCCCGCACCGTGCCCGTACTGCAAACCGCCGAAGGATATGTGGTGACCGACAGTATGGCGATGGCTGAAACGCTTGCCGAAAACCATCCCGAACGCGCCCTTTATCCTCGCGATCCGGCGGCCCGCGCACTGGCCCGTTCCATCACCGCAGAAATGCACAGTGGTTTTGGCGGATTGCGCAACGCCTGCCCCATGATGCTTGGTTTTGTCTGGGAGGGTTTCGTACCCGCCGACGCCGTCAAAGCAGACCTGCGCCGCATCGAAGACCTGTGGTCCCTTGCCCGCGAAAGGCACGGACAAAACGGACCATGGCTCTTTGGCGACTATTCCTTGGCCGATGTGTTTTATGCCCCCGTTGCAATGCGGATCACCGCATATGATCTGCCGGTCAGCGAAGAATCCCGCGCCTATGTCGCGGCCCATCTCTCCGACCCCGCTTTTCTGGCATGGCGCAAAGAGGCGCTCAAGGAAACGCACAGCCCCTTCCCCTACGCCTTGCCGTTTGCACAAAAGCCTTGGCCCGAAGAGAAAAGTTAA